The following DNA comes from Halalkaliarchaeum sp. AArc-CO.
GACAGGATCGAAATCGAGATCCAGGGTGCAGACACGATCCCCGGTGAGAAAGTGTTCGACGACGAGATCGTGACTGCCGGATCGAGTGCGACGATCGAATACGAGACTGGACAGGAAGGCGAAAACTGGTCGGGAGGATCGACGATTCGGATCGTCTGGCAGGGGAGCGCAGGAGAGACCAGCGTAGTCAGTTCCAGAACGATTCCGGGGTGAATCGTCGGACCCTCCACGTGGCAGCGATCCCTGTCTGAGCCTCTCGGATCGACGTCAGGAAATATCTTCGCTGATAATTCGACGGACGCTTTTATGTGAACGGGGAGTCCCGTTCCGCCTGCGGCGTCAGACGATTTCGGCGCTTCACGTGCCGTTGCGCGGACCGAGTGCCCGACGGATCGATCGAGCCTGGAACCCCGCACGGGAGGATGAACCGACCGTCCCGGCGACACCGGCCGGGACGGGCGTGTGACGCCGCGGTACAGCCGACCGAATCCGACTACTCGCTACATCGGTACTGCGACCCCGACCGCGGTACCGACTCTCCTCACACTCGTCACGACTCGGTGACTTGAAACCGTGAGCGTCCGAACTACGGGCGATGGGAAACGCGGATCTCAGAGCGCTCGCGTCGATCCGGGAGGTGTCGTTCGACGAATTGGACGGGACGTTCGTCGCCGTCGACGCACACAACTGGCTGTATCGGTATCTCACGACGACGGTGAAGTTCACCGACGAGCGCATCTACACGACCGACGACGGCGAGGAGGTCGCCAACCTGATCGGGGTCGTACAGGGGCTTCCGAAGTTCTTCGAACACGATCTGACGCCGGTGTTCGTCTTCGACGGGGGCGTCACGGAGCTCAAAAGCGACGAGGTGCAGCGCCGACGGGAGAAACGGGAATCCGCCCAAGAGCAACTCGAAGACGCCCGAGATCGGGGTGACGCGATTGCGGCTGCGCGGCTCGAGGCGCGAACCCAGCGTCTCACCGACGTGATCCAGGAAACGACCCGCGGGCTGTTCGACCGTCTCGACGTTCCGTACGTCGAAGCCCCGGCAGAAGGCGAAGCACAGTGTGCGTACATGGCCAGGGTTGGCGACGTCGATTACGCCGGAAGCGAGGACTACGACACGCTGCTTTTCGGGGCACCGCTTACGCTCAGACAGCTGACGAGCTCCGGCAACCCGGAACTGATGGATCTCGAGGCGACGCTTGCGGAGCTGGATCTCACCCTCGAACAGCTCGTCGACGTCGCCATTCTCTGCGGGACCGACTTCAACGAGGGGATCTCCGGTGTCGGGCCGAAAACCGCAGTAACGGAGATCAAAGAACACGGTGACCTGTGGGGCGTTCTCGACGCGAGAGACACAGAGATCCCCGACGCGGAGCAGGTTCGACAGTTGTACTTCGATCCGCCGGTCACGACGAAGTACGAGTTCGACGAATCGATCGATCCGGACGTTGCGGCCGCGAAACAGTACGTGACCGACGAGTGGGAAATCCCGGCCGAGGAGGTAGCCCGTGGGTTCGAACGCCTGGAGGAGGCCCTCACACAGACGGGTCTCGATCGGTGGACCTAGCCCGGCCAGAGACCGTCCGACAGTGGCGGGCACCGCCCGGGATGTCTGCCGCCGACGGGGGCCGATCGACGGTCGATTTATACGTATGCGAACAAACCACACGATATGGAAGCCGAATTCGATTTTTCGGGGGACGTAGTGATCGTGACCGGAGCCTGTGGCGCGCTGGGAAGCGCCGTCTGTGAGGCGTTTCATCGGGCGGGGGCGACCGTGGCGGCAGTAGACGTCGTCGACGTCGAGAGCGACGACTCCCTGCTCGAGCTTGCCGACGGGATCCACTTCTATCAGGTCGATCTCACCGAGGAGACGATCGTTCTCGAGGCAATCGAGGGAATCGCCTCAGAGTTCGGCGGGATCGACGCGCTGTGTAATATCGCGGGAACCTGGAGGGGCGGGGATCCGGTCGAAGACACCGACACGGAGCTTTTCGACTTCCTGTTCGACGTCAACCTGAAGACCATGTTTCTCGCCTCGAAACACGCGCTTCCGCACCTCCAGGAGTCGGAGGGGGAGATCGTGTCCGTGTCGGCACGCTCATCCCTGGAGGGAGGCAGCGGCGACGGACTCTACCGGGCGTCGAAAGCCGGCGTTCGGCTACTGACTGAAACGATCGCCGAGGAGAACACCGGCGTCGTTCGCGCGAACGCGGTGATGCCGAGCGTCCTGGACACGCCGATGAACCGCGAGATGATGACACCGAGCGACGACTGGGTCGACCCGGCTGACGTCGCACAGGTGATTCTGTTCCTCTGTTCGGACGCAGCCCGGGTGACGAGCGGCGCCGCAGTTCCGGTGTATGGCGAGGCCTAGACAGCTATCGCTCGAGATCGACGGCCGAATCCGTCGCGATCCACCCGTCCGGGTTGTCCGTCTCCGAAAAGAGGAGCCGACCGGGCGAGGTCCTGACAGTACAGATTTCCGGCGTAAGGTCCCTCGGCTCCCGTCTCGGGGATGCGTCGGTGGCGTTCTCGTCGGGGACGTCTCGTGTCCTCATGCGAGAAGTTAGGCGAGCCTAAACTAATAGGGGTTTCGGCGATTCCCGTGGGGCGGAACGCTCCGACGATTTGCGTCTGAAATCAGCCGACTGCTACTGAGTATTCTCGGCCGTACCCGAACGATCGGCGGGCCGGGTGGCCGATCGACCGGTAATCACTACAATAATCATTGCGACGCGACAGAACTATGGCCGGGGAGGTAGCGCTTGCTGGTATGACCGAATTTTCGAGGCGAGTCGAGGAGATCTCGATAAGCGGAATCCGTGAGGTGTTCGAGGCGGCCGGTGAGGACGCGATCAACCTGGGACTGGGGCAACCGGACTTCCCGACGCCGTCACACGCCAGGGAGGCGGCCGTGGAGGCGATCCGGGCGGGCAAGGCGGACGCGTACACCTCGAACAAGGGCATCGAATCCCTCCGGGAGGCGATCGTCGCGAAACACGGGCGCGATCAGCGACTGGATCTAGATCCCGAGCGTGTGATCGCGACTGCTGGCGGCAGCGAAGCGCTCCATCTGGCCCTCGAGGCCCACGTCGACCCCGGCGACGAGGTCCTGATCCCGGATCCGGGCTTCGTCTCTTACGACGCGTTGACCCGACTCGCCGGTGGAACGCCGGTTCCTGTCCCCCTCAGGGAGGACCTCACCATCGATCCGGGCGCCATCGAGGCGGCGATCACCGACGACACCGCGGCGTTCGTCGTGAACTCGCCGGCCAACCCGACCGGCGCTGTCGCAAGCGAGGCGGACACGCGAGAGTTCGCCCGGATCGCCGACGAACACGACGTGCTCTGTGTCTCCGATGAGGTGTACGAGTACACGATCTTCGACGGCGAACACCACTCCCCTGCTCAGTACGCCGAAACGGACAACGTGGTGTTGATAAACGCCGCCTCGAAGCTCTACTCGATGACCGGGTGGCGGCTCGGGTGGGTCGCCGCCTCACAGCGACGGATCGAACGGATGCTTCGAGTTCACCAGTACATCCAGGCGTGTGCGTCCGCGCCCGCCCAATACGCCGCGGAGGCGGCGCTTACCGGGCCACAGGAGATCGTTCGGGAGATGTCCGATTCCTTCAAGCGCCGTCGGGACCTCCTCCTCGAGGGGCTGAACGACGCGGGTATCGACTGTCCGACGCCACGGGGCGCATTTTATGCGATGCCGAAGGTGCCCGACGGGTTCGTCGAGGAGTGTCTCGACCGCGGCGTGATCGTCGTCCCTGGGGAGGCGTTCGGCGAGAACGGGGCGGGATACGCCAGGATCTCGTATGCGACCGACGAGAACACACTCCGAGAGGCCATCGACGTCATGGAGGAAGCCGTCGCTGCCGTGCGCTGACCCACCTGTGACCGCCGTCCACAGCTCCCCCGATCCCGGCTCTCGAACCGTAGTGTCGGGAGGGGCTTTTTATAATTTCGGACGAAACCATCGGTACATGATATCGCTGGACGAGGCCGTGACTGCCAGACTGGAATCCCACGGCGCTCGCTTCGAGGTGTTGATCGACCCGGACGCAGCGCTTGCGATCAAACGCGGCGAGTTCGACGGGGAGCTCGAGGACGTGATCGCGGCAGAAGACGTCTTCGAGGACGCCTCCCGGGGAGACCGTCCCGCGGAGAACGACCTCGAGACCGTCTTCGAGACGACCGATCCAATGGAGATCATTCCGCGGGTCGTGAAAGACGGCGAGATACAGATCACTGCCGAGCAGCGCCGCGAGATGCAAGAACAGAAGCGCAAGCAACTGATCAACACGATTACTCGCAACGCGGTCAATCCCCAGATGGACGACGCCCCCCATCCTCCCGAACGGATCGAGCGAGCCCTCGAGGAGGCGGGGTTCCGGGTCGATCCGATGGAAACCGTCGAAAGTCAGGTGGACGAGGCGCTGGAGGCCCTTCGCCCCGTGCTGCCGATCAGGTTCGAAGAAATTACGATCGCAGTCCAGTTGCCCCCCGAACACGCCGGTAGCGGCCAGGCGAAGGTACGGGAGTTCGGCGAACTCGAACGGGAGGAGTGGCAAAACGACGGCTCGTGGGTGGGGGTCATCACCTTCCCTGCGGGGTTACAAAACGATTTCTACGACCTCGTCAACGAGGTGTCGAGCGGCGAAGCCGAAACGCGGGTCCTCAAGGACAAAGACGAACTCGGAACCCGCTGATCGGAGCGGGTTCGTCCGCTGATCGAACTGCTTTCGGTGGTTCGAGTGCGCTGACGGAGTGGCTCGCAACATACCACATTATAAATAATAATGTATTTCGCGTAAGAGCGGGTAGTTCGACGACGTCATGGACGCTGAATCCGGAACCGAGATCGTTCACGAGCCCACCCAGGAGTTCGTCGAGTCCACGAACGTGTACGCCTTCATGAAGGAGTACGGCATCGAAGACTACGACGAACTGATCGAACGGACTACGGCCGACGTTCCGGGCGTCGAGGAAAGCGGCGTCGACTGGTTCTGGGACGAGCTGGTCGACTACCTCGACATCGAATTCGACGAGCCGTACGAGGTAGTACGGGACGACTCTGAGGGACCACAGTTCTCGAAGTGGTACCCCGGTGGGAAACTAAACATCACACACAACGTCGTCGACCGTCACGCCGATCCTGAATCGGAGACGCGCAACAAGGTCGCGTGTCTCTGGGAAGGCGAGGACGGGGAGGTCCGGACCCTGACCTTCCAGGAACTCGGCCGCGAGACGAACCGGGTGGCGAACGCGCTCGAGGAACGCGGGATCGAAACCGGGGACACGGTCGGCCTCTACATGCCGATGGTCCCCGAGGTGATCCCGATACTGTACGGCTGCTTTGCGGTCGGCGCGATCGCGGTGCCCATTTTTTCGGGGTTCGGTGTCGACGCCGTCGCGACCCGGATCGAAGACAGCGAGTGTCGGGTCCTGTTCACCGGTGACGGCTTTTACAGGCGGGGAGAGCCGATCTATCTCAAAGAGACCGCCGATCGGGCGATCGAGGAGGCCGGCCACGTCGAGCGAGTGATCGTCTACGATCGCCTGGGGTCCAGCGAACCGGCGCGCGAGGAGGGCGACCGCCCGGCGATACCCTGGAACGATCGCGACGAATGGTGGGACGAGGCCGTCGGCTCCCAGTCCGACGAGTACGACACCAAGTCACTCCCCTCGGCACAGGAGTCGATGTTACTGTACTCGTCGGGAACGACAGGGCAACCGAAAGGAATCGTTCACACGCACGCGGGAGTCCTGCTGCAGTGTGCAAAGGAGTTGTACTTCGGATTCGATCTCCAACCGGCCGACCGGTTCTTCTGGGTGAGCGACATCGGGTGGATGATGGGGCCGTGGACCCTGATCGGGAACCACGCCTTCGGCGGGACGGTGTTCATGTACGAAGGCGCCCCGGACTATCCCGAGCCGGATCGGTTCTGGGAGATAATCGATCGACACGGGATCACCCAGTTCGGCATCTCCCCGACGGCGATCCGGGCGCTGCGAAAGGAAGGCGACCACTGGGTCGACGGGCACGATCTCTCGTCGCTCCGACTGCTGGGATCGACCGGCGAGCCGTGGGATCCGGAATCCTGGCAGTGGTTCTACGAAGAGATCGGGGGCGGCGAGACGCCGATCATCAACATCTCCGGCGGTACCGAAATCTGCGGGTGCTTCCTGATGCCGATGCCGATCCAGCCGCTGAAGCCGTGTACGCTGGGCGGTCCCGGGCTGGGGATGGCCGTCGACATCGTTGACTCGTCCGGGAAATCGGTCGCAGACGATCACGAACGCGGATTCCTGGTTGCTCGAGACTCCTGTCCGTCGATGACGAAATCGCTCTGGTCCGGCGACGAACGCTACCTCCGGGAGTATTGGTCGAGCTGGGAGGGCCTGTGGGATCACGGAGACTGGGCCAGAAAAGACGAGGACGGCTTCTGGTATCTCCACGGCCGGGCCGACGATGCGCTCAACGTCGCCGGACGGAAAGTCGGACCCGCGGAGGTCGAGGGTGCGCTGATCGAACACGACGCAGTCAATCAGGCTGCAGCCGTCGGCGTTCCCGACGAGACGACCGGCACTGCCGTAATCGCGTACGTGATCCTCGAACCCGACGTCGACGCCGCCGAGGGGTTGATGAAGGGCCTCCAGGAGACGGTCGGGGAGCAGCTGGGCAAGCCGTTCCGCCCCCGCGAGATTCTG
Coding sequences within:
- the fen gene encoding flap endonuclease-1; its protein translation is MGNADLRALASIREVSFDELDGTFVAVDAHNWLYRYLTTTVKFTDERIYTTDDGEEVANLIGVVQGLPKFFEHDLTPVFVFDGGVTELKSDEVQRRREKRESAQEQLEDARDRGDAIAAARLEARTQRLTDVIQETTRGLFDRLDVPYVEAPAEGEAQCAYMARVGDVDYAGSEDYDTLLFGAPLTLRQLTSSGNPELMDLEATLAELDLTLEQLVDVAILCGTDFNEGISGVGPKTAVTEIKEHGDLWGVLDARDTEIPDAEQVRQLYFDPPVTTKYEFDESIDPDVAAAKQYVTDEWEIPAEEVARGFERLEEALTQTGLDRWT
- a CDS encoding SDR family oxidoreductase, with product MEAEFDFSGDVVIVTGACGALGSAVCEAFHRAGATVAAVDVVDVESDDSLLELADGIHFYQVDLTEETIVLEAIEGIASEFGGIDALCNIAGTWRGGDPVEDTDTELFDFLFDVNLKTMFLASKHALPHLQESEGEIVSVSARSSLEGGSGDGLYRASKAGVRLLTETIAEENTGVVRANAVMPSVLDTPMNREMMTPSDDWVDPADVAQVILFLCSDAARVTSGAAVPVYGEA
- a CDS encoding pyridoxal phosphate-dependent aminotransferase: MTEFSRRVEEISISGIREVFEAAGEDAINLGLGQPDFPTPSHAREAAVEAIRAGKADAYTSNKGIESLREAIVAKHGRDQRLDLDPERVIATAGGSEALHLALEAHVDPGDEVLIPDPGFVSYDALTRLAGGTPVPVPLREDLTIDPGAIEAAITDDTAAFVVNSPANPTGAVASEADTREFARIADEHDVLCVSDEVYEYTIFDGEHHSPAQYAETDNVVLINAASKLYSMTGWRLGWVAASQRRIERMLRVHQYIQACASAPAQYAAEAALTGPQEIVREMSDSFKRRRDLLLEGLNDAGIDCPTPRGAFYAMPKVPDGFVEECLDRGVIVVPGEAFGENGAGYARISYATDENTLREAIDVMEEAVAAVR
- a CDS encoding ribosome assembly factor SBDS — encoded protein: MISLDEAVTARLESHGARFEVLIDPDAALAIKRGEFDGELEDVIAAEDVFEDASRGDRPAENDLETVFETTDPMEIIPRVVKDGEIQITAEQRREMQEQKRKQLINTITRNAVNPQMDDAPHPPERIERALEEAGFRVDPMETVESQVDEALEALRPVLPIRFEEITIAVQLPPEHAGSGQAKVREFGELEREEWQNDGSWVGVITFPAGLQNDFYDLVNEVSSGEAETRVLKDKDELGTR
- a CDS encoding AMP-binding protein, which translates into the protein MDAESGTEIVHEPTQEFVESTNVYAFMKEYGIEDYDELIERTTADVPGVEESGVDWFWDELVDYLDIEFDEPYEVVRDDSEGPQFSKWYPGGKLNITHNVVDRHADPESETRNKVACLWEGEDGEVRTLTFQELGRETNRVANALEERGIETGDTVGLYMPMVPEVIPILYGCFAVGAIAVPIFSGFGVDAVATRIEDSECRVLFTGDGFYRRGEPIYLKETADRAIEEAGHVERVIVYDRLGSSEPAREEGDRPAIPWNDRDEWWDEAVGSQSDEYDTKSLPSAQESMLLYSSGTTGQPKGIVHTHAGVLLQCAKELYFGFDLQPADRFFWVSDIGWMMGPWTLIGNHAFGGTVFMYEGAPDYPEPDRFWEIIDRHGITQFGISPTAIRALRKEGDHWVDGHDLSSLRLLGSTGEPWDPESWQWFYEEIGGGETPIINISGGTEICGCFLMPMPIQPLKPCTLGGPGLGMAVDIVDSSGKSVADDHERGFLVARDSCPSMTKSLWSGDERYLREYWSSWEGLWDHGDWARKDEDGFWYLHGRADDALNVAGRKVGPAEVEGALIEHDAVNQAAAVGVPDETTGTAVIAYVILEPDVDAAEGLMKGLQETVGEQLGKPFRPREILFVEEFPKTQSGKIIRRAMAAAYTGEELGDLSSLENPEALEEIERKT